The Glycine max cultivar Williams 82 chromosome 12, Glycine_max_v4.0, whole genome shotgun sequence genome window below encodes:
- the LOC102667734 gene encoding uncharacterized protein produces the protein MTQMVLLRSPPVTRRRGRRGVGEVAGSATAECAAVCCCVPLTVMDMVVLATYKLPACLLKKAMHKRKRRLLQKKKKKTEALLDHGPVTADNAGPGPKLEDHLAKEVAEEKLEASRLEAEMWAQFNGTGFWRSASQRYQQQQTGES, from the coding sequence ATGACGCAGATGGTCCTTCTGCGCTCGCCGCCGGTCACCCGCCGCAGGGGGAGGCGCGGCGTGGGCGAGGTTGCCGGCAGCGCGACGGCGGAGTGCGCGGCGGTGTGCTGCTGCGTGCCCCTCACCGTCATGGACATGGTCGTACTCGCCACCTACAAGCTCCCCGCGTGCCTCCTCAAGAAGGCAATGCACAAACGCAAGCGACGCCTTCtgcagaaaaaaaagaagaaaaccgAGGCGCTCTTGGATCACGGGCCCGTCACCGCAGACAATGCTGGGCCTGGGCCCAAACTGGAAGATCATCTTGCGAAGGAGGTCGCGGAGGAGAAGCTGGAGGCGTCGAGGTTGGAAGCGGAGATGTGGGCCCAGTTCAACGGGACCGGGTTCTGGAGAAGCGCTTCTCAGCgctaccaacaacaacaaactggtgaatcatga
- the LOC100776015 gene encoding kinesin-like protein KIN-12E: MAFLSEAASAIKSRFGFHDHPSESLSLVQNTPDLFKSAVKDTLSQSSIVRNLSDWDDESVVGPSSAAVSSSQSFEFGEDPSFWKDHNVQVIIRMRPLSNSEISVQGYGKCVRQESSQAITWTGHPESRFTFDLVADENVSQENLFKVAGLPMVENCMGGYNSCMFAYGQTGSGKTHTMLGDIEGGTRRHSVNCGMTPRIFEHLFTRIQKEKEARRDEKLKFTCKCSFLEIYNEQILDLLDPSSNNLQIREDSKKGVYVENLKETEVTYAREVIQLLIQGAANRKVAATNMNRASSRSHSVFTCIIESQWESQGVTHFRYARLNLVDLAGSERQKSSGAEGERLKEATNINKSLSTLGLVIMNLVSISNGKSHHVPYRDSKLTFLLQDSLGGNSKTIIIANISPSICCSLETLSTLKFAQRAKFIKNNAIVNEDASGDVIAMRIQIQQLKKEVSRLRGLVGGGEIQDNDISVVSFPGSPGSFKWEGVQGSFSPLTSVKRISQKKDYDIALVGAFRREKDKEMELQALRDEIQASMKLVKQREDEIQSLKMRLRFREAGIKRLETVASEKISAETHLLKEKEEHLKEIEVLRAQVDRNNEATRFAMENLQLKEEIRRLKSFCMEGERERMSEQIMVLENKLLEALDWKFMHETDLKTNSDLMMEDVHNDGNLISKQESSPKSRWQSLLREENEFLKIQAIQNQAEMDTICKKLEVCLEEKEKLKSHVDDLMAKLEQEKCQTINEGKERMDLPSTTDMPVINSNDQLELKAMVDAIASASQREAEAHETAIMLAKENDELKMKLKALIEDNSKLIELYEQAAAENNNRNVNKGEDAQEIGSKIDNGCYSLETTKEETELKGVVENLQHQLMEMNEENEKLLSLFERAMQERDEIKKTLSCFGHERVETKGDMDFPEKLVEVDGGERDSRVQTVSQEVQGRDESECEPSTSGSDMDIECGAHEQEQILKDDNGADILVNSEKKYEVSDLSEAKLTEELNCATKKLERVDEHISDAVKTIASLGCAEKAMAQVDELSREIEVTEQDIQVKRQQFESLKLQLSEAQERRTIVNKKFSALKYSLSNFSSTYSYFEQREARARAVVNDLTSHLDQKKGELAALQASKQGLENAQKKNQECEVEIVKNIACIKSKLEEENRKREGEKVLFAVENTQNIGSALKNLHLNCKATELLKLEEEKTKLQAEMKISLEKLGVIRKELGNLNKKEANVESQIQAVQLEIKQCLRNTEEKELALQRVMKEKGMLLEFRDNGMSEIEHMIIELQQYVFDYDLKEAEIKILGEELQIDLIRAEELQTARIIAANNKNNVLSSISYSGMFEKLKEEMQNLRATIFDTKLLLEGISHAT; the protein is encoded by the exons ATGGCGTTCCTATCTGAGGCTGCGAGTGCGATTAAGAGCAGGTTCGGGTTCCACGACCATCCCTCCGAATCGCTTTCGCTGGTTCAGAACACTCCGGATCTTTTCAAATCCGCCGTCAAAGACACTCTCTCGCAAAGCTCCATAGTCCGAAACCTAAGCGATTGGGACGACGAAAGTGTGGTCGGACCGAGTAGCGCCGCCGTTTCCTCATCTCAGAGCTTTGAATTCGGCGAGGACCCTTCCTTCTGGAAAGATCACAATGTACAG GTTATAATTAGAATGCGTCCTCTTAGCAACTCTGAAATATCGGTGCAAGGGTATGGAAAATGCGTTAGGCAAGAGAGTAGTCAGGCGATTACTTGGACTGGGCATCCCGAGTCGCGGTTTACTTTTGATCTTGTTGCTGACGAGAATGTTAGCCAG GAGAATCTCTTTAAAGTAGCTGGTTTGCCAATGGTAGAAAATTGCATGGGAGGCTACAACAGCTGCATGTTTGCTTATGGTCAA ACTGGAAGTGGGAAGACACATACCATGCTTGGTGACATTGAGGGGGGAACTAGAAGACACAGTGTCAACTGTGGGATGACACCAAGAATTTTTGAGCACTTATTTACTAGAATTCAAAAG GAAAAAGAGGCTCGAAGAGATGAAAAGTTAAAATTCACATGCAAATGTTCTTTCTTGGAGATATACAATGAACAGATCCTTGATCTTTTGGACCCATCATCTAACAATTTGCAG ATAAGAGAAGACAGTAAGAAAGGAGTTTATGTGGAAAATCTTAAGGAAACAGAAGTTACTTATGCTCGAGAAGTCATTCAACTACTTATTCAG GGAGCTGCAAACAGAAAGGTTGCTGCCACTAACATGAATCGTGCTAGCAGTCGTTCTCATAGTGTATTTACTTGCATCATTGAGAGTCAG TGGGAATCTCAAGGAGTGACTCACTTCCGGTATGCTCGACTTAATCTTGTTGATTTGGCTGGATCTGAGAG GCAGAAGAGTTCTGGTGCTGAAGGGGAACGCCTCAAGGAAGCCACTAATATCAACAAATCTCTTTCAACCTTAGG GCTTGTGATTATGAACCTAGTAAGCATATCTAATGGGAAGTCGCACCATGTTCCATACCGTGATTCAAAGCTTACATTTTTACTTCAG GATTCTCTTGGAGGGAATTCAAAAACAATCATAATTGCAAATATAAGCCCCTCCATTTG TTGTTCACTTGAGACATTAAGCACATTGAAGTTTGCACAACGCGCCAAATTTATTAAGAACAAT GCAATTGTAAACGAGGATGCATCTGGAGATGTCATTGCCATGAGAATTCAAATTCAACAACTTAAG AAAGAAGTATCCCGTTTGCGTGGTCTAGTTGGTGGAGGAGAAATTCAGGATAATGACATTTCAGTTGTCAGCTTCCCAGGTTCTCCTGGATCCTTCAAGTGGGAGGGTGTGCAAGGATCATTCAGTCCATTAACCTCTGTTAAAAGGATATCTcag AAAAAAGACTATGACATTGCCCTTGTTGGGGCCTTTAGAAGGGAAAAGGACAAAGAGATGGAATTACAGGCACTAAGAGATGAAATTCAAGCGTCCATGAAGCTg GTGAAACAAAGAGAAGATGAGATACAAAGTTTGAAGATGAGACTACGTTTTCGAGAAGCTGGAATAAAAAGATTAGAAACAGTTGCTTCTGAGAAGATCTCAGCTGAGACACACTtgctaaaagaaaaagaggagcACTTGAAGGAAATTGAGGTCTTGCGGGCCCAGGTGGATCGGAATAATGAAGCAACTAGATTTGCTATGGAAAATTTGCAGCTAAAAGAAGAAATTAGAAG GTTAAAGTCATTTTGTATGGAAGGTGAACGAGAACGGATGAGTGAACAAATCATGGTATTGGAAAACAAG TTGTTGGAAGCACTAGATTGGAAATTTATGCATGAAACAGATCTG AAAACAAATTCTGATTTGATGATGGAAGATGTACATAATGATGGTAATCTCATCTCCAAACAG gAGTCAAGTCCAAAATCACGATGGCAGTCTTTGCTTAGGGAGGAAAATGAGTTTCTCAAGATTCAG GCTATACAAAACCAGGCAGAAATGGATACAATTTGCAAAAAGCTAGAGGTTTGccttgaagagaaagaaaaattaaaaag CCATGTTGATGATTTGATGGCAAAATTAGAACAAGAGAAATGCCAAACAATTAATGAAGGAAAGGAACGAATGGATCTTCCATCAACAACTGATATGCCTGTCATTAACAGCAATGACCAACTGGAGTTGAAAGCAATGGTTGATGCTATAGCTTCAGCTAGTCAAAGAGAAGCAGAGGCTCATGAGACAGCAATTATGCTGGCAAAGGAGAATGATGAACTCAAGATGAAACTTAAAGCCTTGATTGAGGATAATAGTAAACTAATTGAATTGTATGAACAAGCTGCTGCTGAGAACAATAATAGAAATGTTAATAAAGGGGAGGATGCTCAAGAAATTGGTTCCAAGATTGACAATGGTTGCTATTCTCTTGAAACAACAAAAGAGGAGACTGAGTTGAAAGGAGTGGTTGAGAATCTCCAGCATCAGTTAATGgaaatgaatgaagaaaatgaaaagctgTTGAGTTTGTTTGAAAGAGCCATGCAGGAGAgggatgaaataaaaaaaactctttcaTGTTTTGGACATGAAAGAGTTGAAACCAAAGGAGATATGGACTTCCCAGAGAAGCTTGTTGAAGTTGATGGTGGGGAAAGAGACTCAAGAGTACAAACTGTTTCCCAGGAAGTGCAGGGTAGAGatgaaagtgaatgtgaaccttctACATCTGGATCTGATATGGACATCGAGTGTGGTGCTCATGAACAGGAACAGATTTTAAAGGATGACAATGGGGCTGATATACTGGTCAACTCTGAGAAGAAATATGAGGTATCTGATCTCAGCGAAGCAAAGTTAACAGAGGAATTAAATTGTGCTACAAAGAAGCTTGAAAGAGTTGATGAACATATCTCAGATGCGGTCAAGACTATAGCTTCACTTGGTTGTGCTGAAAAAGCAATGGCCCAGGTTGATGAGCTCTCTAGAGAAATTGAGGTCACAGAACAAGATATTCAGGTCAAGCGTCAGCAGTTTGAATCCTTGAAACTTCAGCTTTCTGAAGCACAGGAAAGAAGAACAATAGTCAATAAAAAGTTCTCTGCACTCAAATATTCATTATCAAACTTCTCCTCAACATATTCTTACTTTGAGCAACGGGAAGCAAGGGCAAGAGCAGTGGTGAACGACTTGACATCTCATCTTGACCAAAAGAAAGGTGAATTGGCTGCTCTTCAAGCTTCCAAACAGGGACTGGAGAATGCTCAAAAGAAGAACCAAGAATGTGAAGTTGAAATAGTGAAAAATATTGCATGCATCAAATCGAAATTGGAGGAAGAGAATCGCAAGCGTGAAGGTGAAAAGGTTCTATTTGCAGTTGAAAACACACAGAATATTGGTTCCGCACTGAAAAATTTGCATCTTAATTGTAAAGCTACCGAGTTACTTAAGTTAGAGGAAGAGAAAACAAAACTGCAAGCAGAGATGAAGATCTCTCTAGAAAAACTCGGGGTTATAAGAAAGGAACTGGGGAATCTAAACAAGAAGGAGGCAAATGTAGAGAGCCAGATACAAGCTGTTCAACTGGAAATAAAGCAATGTTTGAGGAACACAGAGGAGAAGGAGCTTGCACTTCAACGTGTGATGAAAGAAAAAGGGATGCTCTTGGAGTTTAGAGATAATGGTATGTCTGAAATAGAGCATATGATCATTGAACTCCAGCAATATGTGTTTGACTATGATCTAAAGGAGGCTGAAATAAAGATTCTAGGAGAAGAATTGCAAATAGATTTGATAAGAGCCGAAGAGTTACAGACAGCCAGGATCATTGCTgccaacaacaagaacaatgtcctttcttctatttcttattCGGGCATGTTTGAGAAGCTGAAGGAGGAGATGCAAAACCTGCGGGCAACAATTTTCGATACAAAATTGTTGCTGGAAGGCATTTCCCATGCTACCTAA
- the LOC100782798 gene encoding rRNA-processing protein FCF1 homolog translates to MGKAKKGPKFAVMKKIVTSKAIKSYKEEVLNPEKKNLMKEKLPRNVPTHSSALFFQYNTALGPPYRVLVDTNFINFSIQNKLDLEKGMMDCLYAKCTPCITDCVMAELEKLGQKYRVALRIAKDPRFERILCTHKGTYADDCLVERVTQHKCYIVATCDRDLKRRIRKIPGVPIMYITKRKYSIERLPEATIGGAPRI, encoded by the exons ATGGGTAAAGCTAAAAAGGGACCAAAGTTTGCTGTTATGAAGAAGATTGTTACTTCCAAAGCAATCAAAAG CTACAAAGAAGAGGTTTTGAACCCAGAAAAGAAGAATCTTATGAAGGAAAAGTTACCCAGAAATGT TCCAACTCATTCTTCAGCACTTTTCTTTCAATACAATACTGCACTGGGACCCCCTTATCGTGTTTTGGTGGACACCAACTTCATCAATTTCTCAATCCAGAATAAA TTGGATCTGGAGAAAGGGATGATGGACTGCTTATATGCTAAAT GCACCCCTTGTATTACGGACTGTGTGATGGCAGAACTCGAGAAATTAGGGCAAAAATATCGTGTAGCTCTAAG GATTGCCAAGGATCCTCGATTTGAGAGAATACTATGTACTCATAAAGGGACCTATGCTGATGACTGCCTTGTTGAGAGAGTTACTCAG CACAAGTGCTACATTGTTGCAACATGTGATCGGGACTTGAAGAGGAGAATTCGGAAG ATTCCCGGTGTTCCAATAATGTACATCACCAAACGCAAGTACTCAATTGAGCGATTGCCTGAAGCAACAATTGGTGGAG CACCAAGAATTTGA
- the LOC100786344 gene encoding uncharacterized membrane protein YuiD isoform X1, whose translation MSEVLTMADVTANLQAATTASTPYALPTNLPLLSAFLSFALAQFLKIFTSWYKEKRWDSKRLLDSGGMPSSHSATVSALAVAIGLQEGAGSTAFAVAVVLACIVMYDASGVRLHAGRQAELLNQIVCELPPEHPCSNVRPLRDSLGHTPLQVVAGGILGCIIAFLMRRSS comes from the exons ATGAGCGAAGTGTTGACGATGGCGGACGTCACGGCGAACTTGCAAGCAGCAACCACCGCATCCACCCCTTACGCGCTCCCCACCAATCTCCCTCTCCTCTCCGCTTTCCTCTCCTTCGCTCTCGCACAGTTCCTCAAGATCTTCACCTCCTG GTATAAGGAAAAGAGATGGGATTCTAAAAGGCTGCTTGATTCGGGTGGAATGCCTTCGTCACATTCTGCAACAGTCTCGGCTCTGGCTGTTGCTATAGGTCTCCAAGAAGGGGCAGGATCAACTGCTTTTGCAGTTGCCGTGGTCTTGGCGTGTATT GTCATGTATGATGCCTCGGGAGTTAGACTTCATGCAGGTAGACAAGCAGAA TTGCTTAATCAAATTGTGTGCGAACTACCTCCAGAACATCCTTGTTCCAATGTCAGACCTCTGCGTGATTCACTTGGTCATACTCCACTTCAG GTTGTTGCCGGTGGCATATTGGGATGCATTATAGCATTTTTGATGAGAAGATCAAGTTAA
- the LOC100786344 gene encoding uncharacterized membrane protein YuiD isoform X2, whose amino-acid sequence MSEVLTMADVTANLQAATTASTPYALPTNLPLLSAFLSFALAQFLKIFTSWYKEKRWDSKRLLDSGGMPSSHSATVSALAVAIGLQEGAGSTAFAVAVVLACIVMYDASGVRLHAGRQAELLNQIVCELPPEHPCSNVRPLRDSLGHTPLQM is encoded by the exons ATGAGCGAAGTGTTGACGATGGCGGACGTCACGGCGAACTTGCAAGCAGCAACCACCGCATCCACCCCTTACGCGCTCCCCACCAATCTCCCTCTCCTCTCCGCTTTCCTCTCCTTCGCTCTCGCACAGTTCCTCAAGATCTTCACCTCCTG GTATAAGGAAAAGAGATGGGATTCTAAAAGGCTGCTTGATTCGGGTGGAATGCCTTCGTCACATTCTGCAACAGTCTCGGCTCTGGCTGTTGCTATAGGTCTCCAAGAAGGGGCAGGATCAACTGCTTTTGCAGTTGCCGTGGTCTTGGCGTGTATT GTCATGTATGATGCCTCGGGAGTTAGACTTCATGCAGGTAGACAAGCAGAA TTGCTTAATCAAATTGTGTGCGAACTACCTCCAGAACATCCTTGTTCCAATGTCAGACCTCTGCGTGATTCACTTGGTCATACTCCACTTCAG ATGTGA
- the LOC100786344 gene encoding uncharacterized membrane protein YuiD isoform X3 produces the protein MPSSHSATVSALAVAIGLQEGAGSTAFAVAVVLACIVMYDASGVRLHAGRQAELLNQIVCELPPEHPCSNVRPLRDSLGHTPLQVVAGGILGCIIAFLMRRSS, from the exons ATGCCTTCGTCACATTCTGCAACAGTCTCGGCTCTGGCTGTTGCTATAGGTCTCCAAGAAGGGGCAGGATCAACTGCTTTTGCAGTTGCCGTGGTCTTGGCGTGTATT GTCATGTATGATGCCTCGGGAGTTAGACTTCATGCAGGTAGACAAGCAGAA TTGCTTAATCAAATTGTGTGCGAACTACCTCCAGAACATCCTTGTTCCAATGTCAGACCTCTGCGTGATTCACTTGGTCATACTCCACTTCAG GTTGTTGCCGGTGGCATATTGGGATGCATTATAGCATTTTTGATGAGAAGATCAAGTTAA